One window of the Triticum dicoccoides isolate Atlit2015 ecotype Zavitan chromosome 3B, WEW_v2.0, whole genome shotgun sequence genome contains the following:
- the LOC119274257 gene encoding lysine-rich arabinogalactan protein 19-like — protein sequence MAPQLRPWGRLLALAALLAVAAAQSSPAAAPATPTPVAVPTAPAQSPPAPATPAPTTTPVTPAPTATPVAPAKPPPAVAPVKPPPVVAPVSAPPPVVTPPPVTPPPVKAPPPVTPPPVSAPPPATPPPAAAPAEAPAVLPPVATPPPVAEAPAVLPPAEAPSKSKNKHKRKRSGKKKSPAPAPEPLSPPAPIAPEPTTVEDVSGPAPSANDLSGSARQYAHWGIVVQTAMAALLLSLAW from the exons ATGGCGCCGCAGCTCCGGCCATGGGGCCGCCTCCTGGCGCTCGCGGCCCTCCTCGCGGTGGCCGCGGCGCAGTCGTCGCCCGCAGCGGCGCCGGCCACGCCCACGCCGGTGGCAGTGCCCACGGCGCCCGCCCAGTCCCCTCCCGCGCCGGCCACGCCCGCGCCCACTACCACCCCAGTCACTCCCGCGCCCACTGCCACCCCTGTTGCGCCCGCTAAGCCGCCCCCGGCTGTCGCGCCGGTCAAGCCGCCTCCGGTGGTCGCGCCCGTGTCCGCGCCACCGCCCGTCGTGACGCCTCCTCCCGTGACGCCACCGCCGGTGAAGGCGCCTCCTCCGGTGACACCGCCCCCGGTCTCGGCGCCCCCGCCAGCAACGCCACCCCCGGCGGCCGCCCCGGCCGAGGCACCCGCGGTGCTCCCCCCAGTGGCGACGCCCCCGCCCGTGGCCGAGGCGCCCGCGGTGCTGCCTCCGGCCGAGGCTCCGTCCAAGAGCAAGAACAAGCACAAGAGAAAGAGGAGCGGGAAGAAGAAGTCGCCCGCCCCCGCGCCGGAGCCGCTCAGCCCGCCGGCCCCCATCGCGCCCGAGCCCACCACCGTCGAGGACGTGTCCGGCCCCGCACCCTCCGCCAACGATCTG AGCGGGAGCGCCCGGCAGTACGCGCACTGGGGGATCGTCGTGCAGACCGCCATGGCCGCGCTTCTGCTATCGCTAGCCTGGTGA